Proteins found in one Salvia splendens isolate huo1 chromosome 10, SspV2, whole genome shotgun sequence genomic segment:
- the LOC121751159 gene encoding uncharacterized protein LOC121751159: MHANQFIWRPYVNRNLADICVAGRPIWTSMTTLICWNMVEPHMPQRVLRQFGIVQPYIPLVDRFHGTDFTKQDRRGKAGRNWVEWHAKHIQDWHNRHDTVYVDLEYSFEPVATDEYMDWFRRITVVYLTKPGVHAPEGFHETAASHHYAVDTLHKIRHFLREQDMSGRPDLFTISRMVEHGLQICGEAETMDYRPSQRSEMDIEVPVRQKAKRRGKKKVGGQSSSSRMDTQLVDDSDDDFEAPPPPRSAVRGRHSVSHTGGTGEDIGLSDQQSPPRSSVRDDFFDVDLENAVVEDTPPSRIPKTSIGKGIRSLFMRKRRDE; encoded by the exons ATGCATGCCAATCAG tttatttggaggccgtACGTCAATCGAAATCTGGCGGATATTTGTGttgccggtcgtcctatatggacgtcGATGACAACACTAATCTGCTGGAATATGGTTGAGCCACACATGCCACAGCGAGTGCTGCGACAgtttgggattgtccaaccgtatatcccgctTGTCGACCGGTTCCACGGAACTGATTTTACGAAACAGGATCGCCGTGGCAAAGCAGGTCGGAACTGGGTTGAGTGGCACGCCAAGCATATACAAGATTGGCATAATAGGCACGACACGGTGTATGTTGATTTGGAGTACTCATTCGAGCCTGTTGCTACTGATGAGTACATGGATTGGTTTCGCCGGATAACCGTGGTGTACCTAACAAAACCCGGCGTGCATGCTCCTGAGGGCTTCCATGAAACGGCGGCCTCTCATCACTACGCG gtggaTACCCTTCACAAAATACGCCACTTTCTTAGGGAGCAAGACATGTCAGGACGGCCGGATTTATTcaccatttcgaggatggttgaacATGGCCTCCAGATATGTGGGGAAGCTGAGACGATGGACTACCGTCCTTCCCAGCGCTCTGAGATGGACATCGAGGTGCCCGTGCGGCAAAAAGCGAAGCGGCGTGGAAAGAAGAAAGTTGGTGGACAGTCGTCATcatcaaggatggatactcaatTGGTTGATGATTCTGATGACGATTTTGAGGCTCctcctccaccaagatctgccgTGCGGGGTCGTCACTCTGTCAGCCACACGGGTGGTACAGGAGAAGATATCGGTCTCAGCGATCAACAatctccacctcggtcttctgtgAGAGACGACTTTTTTGatgttgatttagagaatgctGTCGTTgaagatactcctccgtccaGAATCCCTAAGACCAGTATCGGGAAGGGAATCCGTAGTTTGTTTATGCGGAAAAGGCGAGACGAGTGA